One Nicotiana tomentosiformis chromosome 1, ASM39032v3, whole genome shotgun sequence genomic window, gcacaagaagtggaaaactttctttagcacttggagaactacttcaGGCACGGTAAAGTGAGGGACGACAAGGCCAAGATCAACACTATGCTGTTGTACCTCTCAGAGATTGCCATGCTATGGTAGAGAAGGAAGATGGCCGGCGTGGATAAAGGTCTATTTACTATTAGCGCGTGGGGTCAGTTCAAAGCCGAGTTCAAGCAACAGTTCTTTCCGAACAATGTCTTGTATGAGGCAAGGCGCAACCTTAGGGAGTTGAAGCAAACATGGAGCATACGTGACTATCTCAAGGAGTCCACTACCCTTATGCTTCAAATCCCCAACCTCACCAATGATGACTTGTTGTTCCACTTCATGGACGAGTTGCAAAATTAGGCTAAATGGGAGTTGTAACTCCGACAAGTCACAAATATAGACCAAGCCATAGCGGAGGTCGGATCATTGATGGATTTAGGCATGAAAAGCATGACAAAGGCAAAGGCAAAGAGTTAAAGGTTAACAATGTCAAAGGTGGGGGAGACCGTGGAAAAGGCAAGGAGATACAAAGACAATACTACAAGATTCTAAATTCCAAAAAGTCGAGTGGCCGTCAGGGCTATGCCGAGAAGAAGGCGCAGGCTGAGAAGAAGAGATGCAACATATGCGGAGGGCCACATGGCTTCAAGAATTGTCCCGACCTAAAGAGCCTCGACGCCATGGTCCGTGAATGGAAGGAGCAGCCGCAAGGAAAGAGTTCGGGAACCGCACAGTTGGGTATGATCAGATTATGTGGTGCTGTCACGAAGCAAGCTATCCAACCAACCAAGAATGGCAATCAGTACGTGGATCTCACCATCAATAACAAGCCCACTCGTGCAATGGTAGATACTGGAGCAACTCATAATTTCGTGACTGAGGCTGCCGTAAAGAGATTAGAATTGAAGCTTTCCCCAACCAACTCTCACGTCAAGACCGTAAATGCCAAGGTACAGAATGCTCGTGGGGTAGCTAATGGAGTTGGTGTCAAATTGGGAACTTAGAAAGGCATGGCAAACTTTACCGTAGCCGCTATGGATATATTTGACATCATACTGAGGCAAGAGTTCTTTAGACATTGTCATACTTTAATCGACCCCTACCTCCAGCGTCTCTTGGTTATGGATAGAGAAGTATCTTGCATGGTACCTACAGTGACGATGCCACATAGAAAAAGCCAGCACAACTCCCAGCTATACAAATTGTCAAGGGGATCAAAAAGGGGAAACCGGCATTCGTGGCAACTATTGCAAATCTAGAGGAAGACAAGGGTTTTCAGAGTCATTGCCTCCTTGCATAGAGAAGTTACTTGAGGAAAACAAAGATGTCATGCCCGAGGAGTTGACTAATCACTTGCCGCTTAGGCGAGAGGTGGATCACAAGATTGAGTTGGATCCAGGGCTAAGTCACCCGCATTTGCCCTATATCATATGGCACCGCCGGAGCTAGAGGAGCTCGGGAAAAAATTGAAAGAGCTGCTAGATGCTGGTCACATTCACCTATCAAAGGCACCTTTCGGCATGCCAGTATTGTTctaaaagaagaaggatggatcattGCGCTTATGCATAGACTACTGAGCACTTaataaagtcacagtgaagaataaGTACCCTATCCCGCTCATTGATTACTTGTTCGATAGACTTGGGCAAGCCAAGTACTTTACCAAGGTGGATCTTCGCAAGGGCTACTACCAGGTTCGCATTGCAGAAGGGGATGAGCCGAAGACGGCATGTGTGACGAGATATGGAGCCTTTGAGTGGTTGGCGATGCCCTTAGGCTTAACCAATgcaccagccacattttgcacccttaTGAACAAGATTTTACATCCCTACCTTAATCATTTCGTGGTAGTCTACCTAGACGACATAGTCATCTACAACAACACCTTGGAGGAGCACATGGAGAACTTAAAAAAGGTTTTCCAAGTCTTGTGGGAGAACGAGATATACATCAAgagggagaaattctagtttgcACAATTAAAGGTGCACTTCTTAGGCCATGTCATTAGTAATGGCGAACTACGCATGGACGAGGCCAAGGTACGTGTTATCCAGGAGTGGGAGGCACCTATTATGGTAATTGAGTtgagatccttccttggccttgttAACTACTATCGTCAGTTCATCAGTGGCTATTCGGCAAAGGCCGCACCATTGATTGAGTTGCTAAAAAAGAACAAGCCATGGGTTCGGACGGAGCATTGTAAAAAGGCGTTTGAAAGCCTTAAGGCAGCTATAACAGGGGAGCCAGTATTGGCATTACCTGGCCTTGATAAGACATTTGAGGTGCACACAGATGCCTCAGACTTTGCCATTGGGGGTGTCCTAATGAAGGATAAGTATCCCATATCGTTTGAGAGCCGCAAGTTAAATGAGACGGAGCGACATTACATGGTGCAAGAGAAGTAAATGACTGCCATTGTGCATTACCTTTGTACATGGCGACATTATTTTCTTGGGTCGAGGTTCGTGGTCAAGACCGACAATATGGCTACTAGCTACTTTCATACGCAGAAGAAGCTCACATCAAAACAGCCTAGGTGGCAGGATTTCTCGGCCGAGTTTGATTATGTGCTGGAGTATAAGCCGGGAAAAGGTAATGTTATAGTCGATGCCTTAAGCCGGAAAGCCGAGCTTGCTGCCATCACTTCACCAAGTTAGGACATTCATGAGGCTATAAAAGAAGGCATGCAGCATGATCCAGCAGCCAAACAACTTATCGAGTTAGCTAACCAGGGCAAGAGGAGACGTTTTTTGGGTAGAAGATGGCATATTGCTTACTACAGGTCAGCAGGTTTACGTGCCTAAGTTTGGAGACATTAGACGGCGGATCATAAGGGAGAGTCATCACACAATGTGGGTTGGTCATCCAGGCCAATGTCGCACTAGGGCCTTGGTTGAGTCAGTCTACTATTGGCCACGCATGCGAGATGACATAGAGTATTATGTGCAGACCTATCTTGTCTGTCAGCAGGACAAGGTTGAGCTACAACAACCCGGAGGAATTTTGGAACCTCTACAAGTCGCAGAGTGTCCATGGGAGAGCGTGACTATGGACTTTATCACATGTCTACCGAAGTCCGACGGTTATGGTACTATTATGGTGGTCGTGGATAAATTTTCTAAATATGCCACTTTCATGCCCACCTCACCAGGTTGAACAACCAAGGAAGTCACCAAGCTATTCTTTAAGAATGTAGTGAAGTATTGGGCTTACCAAGGTATATCATCAGTGATCAAGACACCTATTTCACTGGAAATTTTTGGAGGGAGCTGTTCGACATACTTGGAACAGAACTGCACTTTTCCACTAGTTTCTACCCTACAGACGAGTGGATAGATGGAACGAGTCAATGCCTTACTGGAATGCTACTTGAGGCATTATATAAGTGCGCATCATAAAGATTGGGCAAGGCTCCTGGACATTAcccaattctcttataacttGCAACGGAGTGAGTCCACGGGGCGAACACCATTTGAGTTAGCCACAAGCCAACAGCCATAAACTCCACATTCATTACCAGTCGCGTTCGAGGGAAAAGAGTTTGGGGTTTATCATATGGCTAAGGGATGGGAGGAGCAGCTTGACACTACTAAGTCGTACTTGGTTAAGGCAGCTAAGAAGATGAATAAGTTTGCGGACCGTAAGCGGCGTCCCATAGATTATAGAGTTGGGGACATGTTCATGGTGAAGTTTAACCCGAGACAGTTCAAGGCACTACGGGGCATGCATCAGAATCTGATTCGTAAGTATGAGGGGTCATCTAAGATCGTCGCCAAGGTAGGCAAGATCTCATGCAAGCTTGACATGAGAGTCAAGGTCAAGGTTGATTGATGAGTTCAATGGACAGAACGATCAATGTGAGGCCTAGGTCAAGACAGGAAGTTAAAGTGTGACTTCTCCCGTAGTTGGGGGCGGGGGTTAAGATTCCGATTCGACAATGAACACTAAATGAAAGAggcaaattatttttttcaaagatCTATCCTATCTTCCATGCCAGCATGCTTAAGCCATATCACGAAGACAAGGATGATCCGAGTAGGGGCCAATCAAGTCGAGTGCCTATTACTATCACTGCCTCGCATGATCGGGAGATTGAGGCTATCATTGATTACCAGGCAGGCGAAAACAAGGGCAGAAAGCCACTGCAATGTTCCTCGCCCATTGGAAGGGGCAATCACTAGAGGAGGCCACGTGGGAACGTTATGAAGACTTATGGCAATTCAAAGATAAAATCCCAGAGTTTATGAAATAGCATTGCGTCGCGGTCGTCGCAACATTAGGTGGGGGAGGGGGGTGATGACCCGCCATGTCATCATACCACATAGgtgccatttggcatatattaatgccatgtggaagcttacataggaggaagtctagcatttgtgagaagattctagagaagtatggacattttCTTAGGAAGACCCTAGATCCCTATGGATTTGCTAGaaaagtccttggaatcttctaggtttgtagagagttctagagaaagcccttattttgtaaatattaaagacttgtataacaattaatatttacatactagcccctaggagactagtatataaaggggccattcatttgtaattcaccaAGAAAACAATTCAAGTTTcctctaatacaaagcttcctttagcaattctcttgtgttctttctaatATTCCCTTAGCGATCTTCAGTGCaataaggctgacttggcatcacaagaacgtgagcaagttgtgcaagatcgtgagcgagttgtcaagtgccgcacATGTACTTAGTTAAAGACTAAGGACATGACATTTGAACCTAAAACTCCCCTTAAGGACATATTTAACCAAGTTTACAAAATCTATTGTTTTGACATTATATTAAGAAACTATAAATAAATAAGAGTTGTTTGttgtcattttaaaaaaaaaattattttagcgCCAAATTACGAAAAAaagatatataaaaattaaaatggtTATTTTGGTAAATAGAGTATAAAATTTTTACAAGGGTATATTGTCTTAGAAAAATTAATTTCTGCTTCATCTTCTGCTTCCAAGAAAAGTTACAAGTTTCTGCTTCCTTAGAGTGTTTCGTTGAAGTAAAGGATTATAGGTGTTATTGTTACTGCACTAAGAAGAACAAAATGGAGCACTTCCCAAACTTAAAATGACCATTTGGTTTAAGAATTCAATAATTTTACAcgtaatttgaaaataaaatttatgttcTAGTTTTGAGTGCTCGAGCATATTTTTTGTCACTTGAGTTAGAATGCACTACGTTATTATATcaaaccttatttatttgaaactcttttttgaatatttatttatttgaactctatttatttataaattaacaTATGGAATATATAAGGTTCTGTATAATTAATAAGGGATAATACTATAATAGTAATTTGAGTCCCTTAGTTATTGATAAATTTTATCTTGGTCCTTATGATAAATGGCGAAACTGTTGAATCTGTGAATTGCAGAAGTTGTaataagaagaagagaagaagagaaaagcgATTGGGGAAATTTTCACTGTTTCATTAAGCTTCTAGCTAGACTATTACACGTATATGTAGTATTGCTCTACTAACCGCTACAACTAATTGACAGCTGTACAtataactaactaactaactttAATTGACAAACTATAGTTAACTTAACTAACTATGGTTAAGTAATACTATCCTTTATACCCCTCCTCAAGCTAGGAGGTATGCAGATGTTCTTCATTCCTATCTTGGACACAAGGTAGTCATGTTGAGCCCGGCCAAGTCCTTTGGTAAGTAAATCTGCTTGCTGATCAGTTGAAGCCAGATAAAAAGTAGAGATGAGACTTGTTGAATCTTCTCGCGGATAAAGTGACAATCAATGTCAATATATTTGGTGCGCTCGTGGAACACAGAGTTTGCAGCAATCTGAAGAGCAGATTTGCTATGGAAATAGACAGGTACAGAGGAATATTGAGGAACACCCAACTCTTTGAATAGGCCAAGGAGCCACACCACTTCAGCAATAGTAGAGGCTAGGCTGTGATACTCAGCCTCAGTAGAGCTTCGAGAAATAGTAGATTGCTTTTTGGATTTTCAAGAGATGATGGAATCACCAAATTTAATAATATAGCATGTGACAGACTTCCTAGAATTGGGGCATGCAGCCCAATCCGCATCACATAAGGCTGACAAAGACTCACAACAATGAGACTTAAGCAAAATACAAAATCCATGACAGTGTTTAATGTACCGAACTACACGTAAAGCAACTTCCATGTGGGACACTTTAGGTTTGTGAATAAATTGGCTAAGGCATTGAACAACAAACAAAATGTCTGGCCTAGTGACAGCAAGATAAAGCAGCCTGCCCAGAAGCCTTTGATAAGATCCACGATCATCAAGATGTGTATCATCAGTGATACCTATAGAAGCATAAAATTCACAGCTTGTCAACTTTATATTAGGTTCCATAGGAGAAGCTACAGGTTTAGCACCAGACAAACCCAAGTCAATAATAAGCTCAAGTGAGTACTTCCTCTGATGCATCAAAATCCTTTCAGCACTCCTAGCAAACTAGATCCCCAAGAAATACTTGAGCTCCCCCAAGTCTTTGATTTTGAAATTCTACTGCAAATCGTCCTTAATAATCTAAATCAAGGACATGTCATCACTAGTAATGAGCAGGTCATCGACATACACTAGAACTACCACTATGTGACCATGCAGTCGTTTGGTGAATAAGGAATAGTCCACGTGGCTTTGGTGAAAGCCTGAGGCAATGAGAGCAGAGGTCAATTTAAGATTCCATTGTCTGGAAGCTTGTTTAAGACCATAGAGTAAAACCAATGATGTATCTCCAGGCTTACTGAAAACCCTGTGGCAGACTCATATAGACCTCCTCAATGAGATCATCTTGTAAGAAATCATTGTACATATCCATTTGGTGAATGATCCAATGCCTAGAAGCAGCTAAGGAAAGAACACTTCTAACATTCACCATTTTGATTACAAGAGAGAATGTCTCCCTGTAATCCAGTCCTTCCTTCTGATTGAAACCCTTAGCTACAAGCCTTGCCTTGAATCTATCCACTTCTTCATAAGCTTTATACTTGATCTTATAAACCCATTTGCATCTTATAGGTTTCTTACCTAGTGGCAATGGAACCAACTACCAGGTATTGTTGTCTTCTAAGGCCTTGATTTCAGCCTACATAGCCTCAACCCAACGTTTTTCTTTTGCTGCTTCATGAAAAGTGGTTGGTTCTACCTTATTGGAAAATTGGTAAAGATAATTGTGGTACTTGGTGTACATATGATCATAGCCAATAACATCAGACAAAGGATACATATAATTGTTGGAATGTCCTTGCTTGTATGGTCTCACGTAATCACTAAGACAAAGGAGAAGTGTTCACCATAGGTGCAGGTACATCTGTAGGAACAGAAGAAGGTAAGAAAATATCTCCTGCCCTGGCTGGACTGTCAGTATTGAAGGACAGGCTTTAAGTAGTAATCTCAGGATTATGGAAAAGAAAAGCATCTTCATAAAAATCACATCCCTGCTGACAAACAAAGTATTGTGCTCAAGGTTCAGTAGTCTATATCCCTTTGATTTACAGCATACCCAAGTAGAACACACTTCACTGCTCGAGGCTGAAACTTATCACACTTAGGCAGAGTTGAGTCAAAGCAAAGACAACCAATGACTCTCATGTGAGAAAGAGAGGGATGCCTCTTGTACAGTAACTCAAATAATGATTTGTTACCAAGAACAGTAGAAGGGATCCTGCTGATTATGTAGACAGCTGACTCAATACACTCCCCCAGAATTTAGTAGGTAGATGGCCTTGAAATTTGATTGCTCTGGCTGTCTCCAAGATGTGTCTAGGTCTCCTTTCAACCATCCCATTTTGTTGTGGGGTGTAGGGACAAGAGCTTTGGTGCAAAATGCCATACTGTTGAAATAAGTCTCTACAAGTTGTGTTAAAGAACTCATTACCATTGTCAGATCTGAACATTTTAATTACTTTGCCAAATTGGGTCTGAATCATAGTAATGAAATTCTTAAGCAAAAAAATCACATCAGATTTAAGCCTCATAAGAAATACCCAAGTCCACCTTGTATAGTCATCAACTAAGGTAAGAAAAAACTTCATTCCATTATGAGTAGTTGTCTTATAGGGTTCCCATACATCCACAAGGATCAATTGAAAACTACTTAGGCTTCTACTATGGCTAACTGGAAAAGGAACTCTAGTTTGCCTTGCTTAAGGAAAAATCTCACACTTATGTAAAACTTCACATCTACTGAAAGTAGACATTATTCTAATGACTTGCATAGGCACATGCCACAGCCTTTTATGCCAAATGTCCTCAGCTTTCTTTGTTACTACTGTGAATGCTTGATAAGTCCCCAATTTCTCTTGTTTAGTTGCAGAAAGCATTGTGTATAAACCATCCTCTTCTCTACCAATATCCCTCACCTTCCCAGAGAAGAGATCCTGAAAGACAAAGAATGTGggaaagaaagatgcaaagcagtTCAGCTCTTTTGTCACCTTTGACACAAACAAAAGATTGAACTTGAATGAAGGTACACAAAGAATATTCTTGATAGTGTCACCTCCTGTTAACTGACAATCCCCAACATGTGTGACCTTAGCCGAGTCTCTTGTAGGCATTTGTACTTGACCTCCATTACCTACTAACATCCAATTATCTAATAAGTTTTTATCCCCTATCATATGATTTGTAGCACCTGTGTCCACAATCCATTTAGGAAGGTTAACATTGCAACAGAAAAGAGTACCTGTCATTGCTGCTACATTCTGAGTAGTCTTCTCCCCAAGGGAGGAGTTGTTCAACATTTGCAAAATTTTAGCATACTGCTCCTGAGTGAACACCTGTGGTGGTACAGCTCTATGCTCAACATCCTATGTGTTACTGCCCTGTAGTTGTACTGTATTCACTTTCCTCTTATACTTAAAGTCTGTAGGATAACCAATTATCATATAACAATTCTCCTTCAAATGTCATGTTTGGTTGCAGTAGTCACACTTCATGAGTTTATAGCAGCCATCTCTAGTGAGCCCCTTCATCTTACAgaaatcacactccaattcataATTCCTCTTCTGTTTGGGTCTAGCTTGAGTTGTGAACATAGCAGTAGGTTTATTATGATTAGGCATTCCAAAATTATTCCATGTCATCATCCTACGACTTTCATCTTGAATTACCATTGCATAAGCCAGGTTAATGGTTGAGACAGTGGGCATCTGGAGTATTTGGCTTCTAGCTTGCTCAAAACTATTATTTAGTCCCATTAAAAATTGTAATAGGTATTGGAATTGCAACCGTTCAACATAATCTTTAGCAGGTGGTGGTGGAAAAATTGAGTCGTATTCATCCCATAGATCAGTCAATTTAGTAAAATAAACTGATACTGATGAAACTCCTTGAGTAGaagtaaaaatttatttttgcAGATTGTAAAGTCTAGATACGTTCACCTTGTCAAAACGTACCTTAAGTTGTGTCTAAATTGTTTATGCATTTTCATAGAAGAGAACTCCCGTTAACAAATGTTGACTTACATTGCTCATCAACCACGAGGTCACAATGGCATTACAGTGGTCCCATTGATGTGCTAATGCTGGTCCAAAATCTGCTTTGGAAGTGGATCCATCAACTAAACACAATTTGTTCTTCCCTAGCAATGCTACTTTCATTGTTCGATTCTAAATTATGTAATTGTCAATTCCAGTTAACAGTAGACCCACTGTCATCGATCCTGATCCATCAGACGGATGGGGATATAATGAATGATTATGATCGAGAATTACCGCCCCGCCGCCGGTTACACCAGTTCTGACAGTCGTGCTGCTCGATTCATCGTCAATTGCCATGGAATTTGCACAAACAAAATCAATTAGGGTTAAAAGAAAAGCGCATAAACAGAGTCGATTCTCTCGATTTCCTCTTTAATTGCACGAAGAAATCTCTAGAATCACTCGATTGATAGCTTTGAAACCATGTTGAATCTGCGAATTGCAGAAATTGTAATGAGAAGAAGTGAACAGCGATTGGCGAAATTTTTACCGTTTTATTAAGCTTCTAGCTAGACTATTACACGTATATGTAGTATTGCTCCACTAATCGCTACAACTAATTGACAGTTGTACATATAATTAACTAACTCTAATTGACAAACTATAGTTAACTTAACTAACTATCGCTAAGTAATACTATCCTTTATAGAAACACATTAACTTTTTTATCCCTTCATAAAGGAATATGCTATATTTGGactatttttaaattatattatactcaaaaatgaagtaaaaatgcAAACTTATCCTAACGCATGGATAGTCAAATCATGTAACGATATATAACTCGTTAAATTTGTGAAAAATTCAAAAGCAGAAGGGATAAAAACTGCACATTCAATTAGTCAGAAGTTAAATGTGCTTAACCAGATATAATAAGAACCaaaaatataatttaccaatATTCGAGGGACTAAAAGTGAAAATTGTCCAATTAAAAAAATTGGCGTATTCCATGGGTTCTAAAAAGAAAGCTGCCAACAGAGTCAAGGGTCATGAGTCAACCCAAATTACAAGTCTTCAAAAAAGTTTCAAAAGATTTTATAGTCCCACAAATTTAACCCAAAGAGAGAGCCGCCAGCAAAGTCAACGGTCCAGAGTCaacacaaataacaactcacaagTCCTCAAAAAACCGCCATATATGATTGATTAGTCCAAAACTCCGTCTTCCTTctatgccaaaaccaaccaaccAACCAACCATGTCTTGTCCATCTCCTCCCTTTCCCCGTCTGTTCCTCCTCTTTTTCCTGTTGAATCATCCACTCTTCTCGTCTGCCCAAAAATCAACCAAAATCCTAACAATATTCAATTCCACACTTTCTCCTTGGACTCCAACCCAAAACCAAATCCTCCTTTCTCCCAACTCCACTTTTGCTGCTGGTTTTCTACCATCAAATTCCACCAACTCCTATGTTTTCTCCATTTGGTATTATGAAATACCCAACAAAACTATAGTTTGGTCTGCTAACCCAAATTCCCCTGTTAATTCTTCTGCTTCCCTTTCCATTTCCACCTCTGGTGAGCTCAAGTTAAGCCCCCAAACTAGAGTCTCCTCAGCTCCTAATCTTTGGCCTAAGAGTATTTTGCTTGTCAGAAATACTTCAGCGCTGCTTTTTTTACAAGAAAGTGGAAATTTGGTTTATGGTAACTGGGGTAGTTTCTTGAATCCAACTGACACATATCTGCCAAACCAGAACATCAATGGCACAAATGCAACTTCCAGTAATGGAAAATTCCAGTTTCTCGGATCCAGAACGCTTTTTTACAATGGAAATGACAGCTACTTCGCTTTTCAAAATTCTCTTCAGCGCTTAGAGGATACGGGATTAGTGACTCAATCTAGTGGAAATCCCTTCTACTCATCGGATTTCGGTGACCTGAAACTGAGAAGGTTGAAGCTTGAAGATGATGGGAATCTCCAAGTCTACAGCTTTGATCCTGTTTTAAAACAATGGACTGTTGTTTGGCAAGCAATTTATCAGCTATGTACAATCCATGGTACGTGTGGTACAAACTCTATATGCATGTATGATGCTTCTACTACTAAGACTTCTTGTGTCTGTCCTCCGGGGTTTAAGAAGATCTCTGGAGAATCTTGTGAAAGGAAAGTCCCACTTTTGAGCAAGACCAAGTTTTTGCCTTTAGATTATGTCAATTTTACTGGTGGGGTTGACCTTAAGGTTTTGAACTTCTCTAGTTGCCAAAAACAGTGTCTTGATACGGAAAATTGCTTAGGTTTTATGTTCAAGTATGATGGGACTGGCTATTGTGTGCTTCAATTGGATAAGCTGTTGTATGGATTTTGGTCGCCAGGGAATGAAGTTGTTACGTATTTGAGGGTTGATAATGAAGAAAAAGATGTTTCAAATTTCACTGGTATGACTAGTTTGATGGAGACTTCATGTCCAGTGAGCATTAGCCTTCCATTTCCACCAGAGGAGTCTAAGGCAACCACTAGGAATATTGTGATCATCTCAACTATCTTTGCAGCTGAGTTGATTAGTGGGGTATTCTTCTTTTGGGCATTCCTCAAGAAGTATATTAAGTACAGGGATATGGCTAGGACTTTTGGTCTTGAAGTCATGCCTGCAATTGGACCAAAAAGGTTTAGTTTTTCTGAGATCAAGACTGCAACCAACAATTTCATTGATAAGATTGGGAAAGGTGGGTTTGGAGATGTTTATAAAGGGAAGTTGAACGATGGCCGGGTTGTGGCAGTGAAGTGCTTGAAGAATGTCACGGGCGGTGATGCTGAGTTCTGGGCTGAGGTCACGATCATTGCCCGAATGCACCATTTGAATTTGGTAAGGTTATGGGGTTTCTGTGCTGAAAAGGGTAAAAGGATACTTGTGTATGAGTATGTACCTAATGGTTCATTGGATGAATTCCTGTTCCAAAAGGCTGCTCGGATTGGATCGCCAGATAGACCTCAGAAACCGATACTTGATTGGAATATCAGGTATAGGATAGCACTTGGCGTGGCACGAGCAATTGCCTATCTACATGAAGAGTGTTTGGAATGGGTATTACATTGTGATATCAAACCTGAAAATATTCTCTTAGGTGACGATTTCTGCCCTAAGGTGTCTGATTTTGGGCTAGCGAAGCtaaagaagaaagaggaggtGATGACCATGTCAAGATTTCGAGGCACACCAGGATATGTGGCACCAGAATGGACCAAGGCTGATCCAATCACTCCGAAAGCAGATGTGTACAGCTTTGGATTGGTGCTGTTGGAAATAGTTTCGGGTTCACGGAATTTTGAGCATTATGACTCAAAGGTGGATAGCGATCAGTATTATTTCCCTGCTTGGGCATTTGATAAGGTGTTTAAGGAAATGaacattgatgatattttggaccCTCGAATCAAACAATCATATGATTCAAGGGCACACTTTGACATGGTAAATCGGATGGTGAAGACAGCACTGTGGTGCATCCAAGATCGGCCAGATGCCCGGCCATCAATGGGGAAAGTGGCCAAGATGTTGGAAGGAACAGTGGAGATCATTGAGCCAAAGAAACCTACCATTTTCTTCTTAGGCGAGGAACAATAGTTTAATCAGTCCTATATGAATCCCTTAAAATGCAGTTTCAAGAAGTTGCAGTGAGCATGTATTGCAGCATCAGCAATAAGAAGTAGACAGGATCATATTTTCCAAATAAACCACAATCAAGATAAATGCCCTTTAAAGGTGTTAAAGAAATGTAAAATATATTGTTAATTCTGTTACTGTGTGAATGCTTTAAATGTATGTTGTTGTTAATCCTTTAATTTGTGTGAACACGAGAATGTGGTTATAAAGAGCATGTGGATTAAGACCCAATGTCACACAATAGTGATACAGTTGGCACAAATGATACTTCATGGAAAAAGTCAAGGCTTAGGCCTAACAATAGTAGCCAGTGTT contains:
- the LOC104106983 gene encoding G-type lectin S-receptor-like serine/threonine-protein kinase At1g34300; translation: MPKPTNQPTMSCPSPPFPRLFLLFFLLNHPLFSSAQKSTKILTIFNSTLSPWTPTQNQILLSPNSTFAAGFLPSNSTNSYVFSIWYYEIPNKTIVWSANPNSPVNSSASLSISTSGELKLSPQTRVSSAPNLWPKSILLVRNTSALLFLQESGNLVYGNWGSFLNPTDTYLPNQNINGTNATSSNGKFQFLGSRTLFYNGNDSYFAFQNSLQRLEDTGLVTQSSGNPFYSSDFGDLKLRRLKLEDDGNLQVYSFDPVLKQWTVVWQAIYQLCTIHGTCGTNSICMYDASTTKTSCVCPPGFKKISGESCERKVPLLSKTKFLPLDYVNFTGGVDLKVLNFSSCQKQCLDTENCLGFMFKYDGTGYCVLQLDKLLYGFWSPGNEVVTYLRVDNEEKDVSNFTGMTSLMETSCPVSISLPFPPEESKATTRNIVIISTIFAAELISGVFFFWAFLKKYIKYRDMARTFGLEVMPAIGPKRFSFSEIKTATNNFIDKIGKGGFGDVYKGKLNDGRVVAVKCLKNVTGGDAEFWAEVTIIARMHHLNLVRLWGFCAEKGKRILVYEYVPNGSLDEFLFQKAARIGSPDRPQKPILDWNIRYRIALGVARAIAYLHEECLEWVLHCDIKPENILLGDDFCPKVSDFGLAKLKKKEEVMTMSRFRGTPGYVAPEWTKADPITPKADVYSFGLVLLEIVSGSRNFEHYDSKVDSDQYYFPAWAFDKVFKEMNIDDILDPRIKQSYDSRAHFDMVNRMVKTALWCIQDRPDARPSMGKVAKMLEGTVEIIEPKKPTIFFLGEEQ